From a single Adhaeribacter swui genomic region:
- a CDS encoding calcium:proton antiporter: MKLKLSLPLWTIIAPVFAWLAYAGIAMGWGDLYTVILANALIGGVLAAVYHAEVVAHRVGEPFGTLVLAIAVTFIEVSLIVSLMLAGGPEASALARDTVFAAVMILLTGIVGLCLLSGGARYHEQAYGVKGVSAALVTLIAILTLTLVLPNYTTSMAGPVFNYLQQIFIGIVSLILYGSFVLVQTVRHRDFFLPPNAKNDEDLHAAPPTTKVALLSLAFLLSCLGAVVLLAKALAPTIEAGVVRLGAPNSFVGVIIAGLVLLPEGLAAWRAAKNNRLQTSLNLALGSALASIGLTIPAVAVMSSFTGLPITLGIDVKSIVLLFLSLFTIMIPLSTGRTNILHGIVLLVIFAVYLFTSIVP; this comes from the coding sequence ATGAAGCTAAAACTATCCCTACCCCTCTGGACCATAATAGCCCCTGTTTTTGCTTGGTTAGCTTACGCCGGAATTGCTATGGGGTGGGGTGATCTTTATACCGTAATACTGGCTAATGCTTTAATCGGTGGGGTTTTGGCGGCCGTTTACCACGCCGAAGTAGTGGCCCACCGCGTAGGCGAACCGTTTGGTACTTTGGTGTTAGCGATTGCGGTTACCTTTATTGAAGTTTCTTTGATTGTTTCGTTGATGTTGGCGGGTGGCCCGGAAGCCAGCGCCCTGGCCCGGGACACGGTATTTGCCGCCGTTATGATTCTGTTAACCGGCATAGTAGGTTTATGTTTGTTATCTGGCGGTGCCCGCTACCACGAACAAGCTTATGGGGTAAAAGGAGTAAGTGCCGCCCTGGTTACCCTAATTGCTATATTAACCCTTACCTTGGTTTTGCCTAATTATACCACGAGCATGGCCGGGCCGGTGTTTAATTATCTGCAGCAAATCTTTATTGGTATTGTTTCTTTAATTCTCTACGGCTCTTTTGTACTTGTGCAAACGGTTCGCCACCGCGACTTTTTTCTGCCGCCCAACGCTAAAAACGACGAAGACCTTCACGCGGCACCTCCAACCACCAAGGTAGCACTGCTGAGTCTGGCCTTTTTGCTAAGTTGTCTGGGAGCGGTAGTTTTATTGGCTAAAGCGCTGGCGCCCACCATCGAGGCCGGGGTGGTTCGTTTGGGGGCGCCCAACTCTTTTGTGGGGGTTATTATTGCCGGCCTGGTTTTACTACCCGAAGGTTTGGCCGCCTGGCGGGCCGCTAAAAATAACCGGTTGCAAACCAGTTTAAACCTGGCATTGGGCTCGGCCTTAGCCAGCATTGGATTAACTATTCCGGCCGTAGCGGTTATGTCTTCTTTCACGGGCTTACCCATTACCCTGGGCATCGATGTAAAATCGATTGTTTTATTATTTCTCTCGTTGTTTACTATCATGATACCGCTTTCTACCGGCCGCACCAATATCCTTCACGGTATCGTACTTTTAGTAATATTTGCCGTTTACCTGTTTACCTCTATTGTGCCGTAA
- a CDS encoding serine hydrolase domain-containing protein produces MNKALLLLFGLFFFWLPLLTTAQSYLAGKLDSFMQAQVASEKFNGNVLVAQSGKIIYQKAFGYRNYNTKEVLDNQSVFELASLSKPFTAMGILLLVEKNQLKLSDTLRKFFPQLPYSRVTLQHLLTHTAGLPDYMDMLKNWSAAKAASNKEVINFLAESRPVAYFKPGEQWKYSNTGYVLLASILEQVTGQTFSDYLTKYIFRPLKMAHSRVYLSKQTGEQFSNYATGYVYSDRRKRYVPPDSLLTYNFVIPQAGIQGDGGVHSTTADLLKWDRALKKNQLLSPATQQQMLAAQVAIDPSSGMYVATGVQHYGYGMGVGQNKYGNYLWHGGNRPGYATNLIRYVAPDVTIIVLANCTTSDNTSQVLKISNGIADLVLGK; encoded by the coding sequence ATGAATAAAGCGCTGTTACTGCTTTTTGGACTATTCTTTTTTTGGCTACCGCTGCTAACCACCGCGCAAAGCTATCTGGCGGGAAAGTTGGATAGCTTCATGCAAGCCCAAGTGGCCAGCGAAAAATTTAACGGTAACGTGCTGGTAGCCCAGTCCGGAAAGATCATCTACCAAAAAGCTTTTGGTTACCGAAATTACAACACGAAAGAAGTTCTGGACAATCAATCTGTTTTTGAATTAGCTTCGCTCTCTAAGCCATTTACGGCCATGGGCATTTTGTTATTAGTGGAAAAGAATCAGCTAAAACTAAGCGATACCTTAAGAAAGTTTTTTCCCCAACTGCCTTACTCCCGGGTTACGCTGCAGCATTTACTAACGCACACTGCCGGCTTACCCGATTACATGGATATGCTGAAAAATTGGTCTGCTGCTAAAGCAGCCTCTAACAAGGAGGTGATTAACTTTTTAGCCGAATCAAGACCAGTCGCTTACTTTAAACCGGGTGAGCAATGGAAATACTCCAACACGGGCTATGTTTTATTGGCATCCATCCTGGAACAAGTAACCGGACAAACCTTTTCTGACTATTTAACCAAGTATATTTTCCGGCCTTTAAAGATGGCGCATTCCCGGGTATACCTGTCTAAGCAAACCGGCGAGCAGTTCTCCAATTATGCCACCGGATACGTGTATTCTGACCGGCGAAAAAGATATGTTCCGCCGGATAGTTTACTAACCTATAATTTTGTGATTCCCCAGGCGGGCATTCAAGGCGATGGTGGCGTGCATTCTACCACGGCTGATTTGTTAAAGTGGGATCGGGCCTTGAAAAAGAACCAATTACTTAGCCCAGCCACCCAACAGCAGATGCTGGCGGCCCAGGTAGCCATAGATCCTTCTTCGGGCATGTATGTTGCCACGGGGGTGCAGCATTATGGTTACGGCATGGGAGTAGGCCAGAATAAGTATGGCAACTACCTCTGGCACGGGGGTAACAGGCCCGGTTATGCCACTAACCTGATCCGTTATGTGGCGCCAGATGTTACCATTATTGTTCTTGCCAATTGTACCACCAGCGATAATACTTCTCAAGTACTAAAAATATCAAATGGTATAGCGGACCTGGTGTTAGGCAAGTAA
- a CDS encoding sigma-54-dependent transcriptional regulator — protein MTNGNILIIDDEEKLRGLLARIINLEGYKVWEAPNAKAGLNLLEKENIDIIISDVKLPDINGIELTAQIKKKYPWTEIVVLTAYGTIQDGVMAIKNGAFDYLIKGDDNDRIIPLLSRAMEKSRLQHRIAQLEKQVEQKYSFQNIIGSAPAFRTVIELATRVAQTNTTVLLLGETGTGKEVIAQAIHNEGTRKQKPFVAVNCSAFPKDLLESELFGHKAGAFTGAIKNKAGLFEEAHEGTIFLDEIGEMNLELQAKLLRVLETGTFIKLGDNKPTTINVRIIAATNRNLQQESEKNHFRLDLYYRLSVFQITLPPLRERKKDIDLLANYYLSVYANKLNKKITGIDKNFRDLLQEHAWKGNIRELKNVIERAVILADPPELTVEQLPFEIRFATSPPEKTLFDLATVEKHHIQKVLHYTKGNKTESARLLNIGITTLYRKIQEYVLE, from the coding sequence ATGACGAATGGGAATATATTAATTATTGATGATGAAGAAAAACTACGGGGGCTACTCGCGCGCATAATCAACTTAGAAGGGTACAAAGTATGGGAGGCACCTAATGCGAAAGCAGGATTAAATTTATTAGAGAAAGAAAACATTGATATCATTATAAGCGATGTAAAATTGCCGGATATTAATGGTATAGAACTTACTGCTCAAATAAAAAAGAAATACCCCTGGACTGAGATTGTGGTATTAACGGCCTACGGTACTATTCAGGATGGCGTAATGGCGATCAAAAACGGCGCCTTTGATTACCTTATTAAGGGAGACGATAACGACCGAATTATACCACTCCTAAGCCGGGCTATGGAAAAATCCCGCTTACAACACCGGATTGCGCAGTTAGAAAAGCAAGTCGAACAAAAGTACAGCTTTCAAAATATTATAGGTAGTGCCCCTGCTTTCCGCACGGTCATCGAGCTGGCTACCCGAGTAGCCCAAACCAATACTACTGTTCTTTTATTAGGTGAAACCGGAACAGGTAAAGAAGTAATTGCTCAAGCTATCCATAACGAGGGAACTCGTAAACAGAAGCCATTTGTAGCGGTTAATTGCAGTGCCTTTCCTAAGGACTTATTAGAAAGTGAATTGTTTGGTCATAAAGCCGGTGCTTTTACCGGAGCAATAAAAAACAAAGCCGGTCTTTTTGAAGAAGCTCATGAAGGCACTATTTTCCTGGATGAAATCGGCGAAATGAATTTGGAGTTACAAGCCAAGTTGCTGCGGGTACTCGAAACTGGTACTTTTATAAAATTAGGTGATAACAAACCCACTACCATTAATGTGCGGATAATAGCCGCCACCAACCGGAACTTACAACAGGAAAGTGAAAAAAATCATTTTCGATTAGATTTGTATTACCGCCTTTCTGTTTTTCAAATTACTTTGCCACCTCTTCGGGAACGAAAGAAAGACATTGATTTATTAGCCAACTACTATTTGTCAGTTTACGCAAATAAACTAAACAAGAAAATAACAGGTATTGATAAAAACTTTCGGGATTTGCTCCAGGAACATGCTTGGAAAGGGAATATCCGGGAATTAAAAAATGTAATAGAAAGAGCAGTTATTCTAGCGGACCCACCTGAATTAACAGTTGAGCAGCTACCCTTTGAAATACGTTTTGCAACTTCCCCCCCCGAAAAAACACTATTTGACTTAGCTACTGTAGAAAAACACCATATTCAGAAAGTTTTACATTATACCAAAGGGAATAAAACGGAATCTGCTCGCTTACTTAATATTGGTATAACCACTTTATACCGAAAAATCCAAGAGTATGTGCTGGAATAA
- a CDS encoding HAMP domain-containing sensor histidine kinase, which produces MKIKTKLSWGLGFLFAVILLLAGLGAYYANRLAKEAGEVLKDNYESLEYGKNMLQATDQFLPEDSLAYAAAIKIFKKNLQNQLNNLTEPGEQAITIAIKENFDLFRQTAGPKQDLAATNKIMAAIRQDIFRLTDLNMRAIVRKNQVAQQTADQVIMYLVIIGTFSILVTLTFILNFPGYIANPIRELTASIKQIANRNYEQRLHFKAQDEFGELADAFNQMARKLDEYEHSNLARIIFEKRRIETIINNMSDAIIGLDEKQIILFANNEATLLLGLTEADLINKYAPDVALQNDLLRHLLAVNESVPLQIFNEGKESYFTKDVIQIKSPGTANEEEKLIGRVIILKNITQFRELDLAKTNFIATISHELKTPIASIKMSLKLLRDHRIGAVNQEQQKLMEHIAEDSNRLLRITGELLNLAQVETGNIQLHYRETQPTEIINYATQAILFQAEQKHLKLETNLPNELPPVNCDLEKTAWVLVNFLSNAIRYSPEQARIVISAGSVTSSNNRFVRFSVRDFGRGIDARYKDRIFDKFFQVPDAESIKGGTGLGLAISKEFITAQGGSIWVESELGEGSSFSFSLPVV; this is translated from the coding sequence ATGAAAATTAAAACCAAACTCTCGTGGGGCCTGGGTTTTTTGTTTGCGGTAATCTTGTTATTGGCCGGCTTAGGGGCTTATTATGCCAACCGCCTGGCCAAAGAAGCCGGCGAAGTTTTAAAAGATAATTACGAATCGCTGGAATACGGCAAAAACATGCTCCAAGCCACCGACCAGTTTTTACCGGAAGACTCCTTAGCTTATGCCGCCGCGATTAAAATTTTTAAAAAAAATTTACAGAACCAGCTAAATAATTTAACTGAACCGGGCGAGCAAGCCATTACCATTGCCATTAAAGAAAACTTTGATCTTTTCAGGCAAACAGCCGGGCCAAAGCAAGACTTGGCTGCTACTAACAAAATAATGGCGGCTATCCGGCAAGATATATTCCGGCTTACGGATTTAAATATGCGGGCCATTGTTCGCAAAAATCAGGTAGCCCAGCAAACCGCCGACCAGGTGATCATGTACCTGGTAATTATTGGCACCTTCAGTATTCTGGTAACGCTTACTTTTATTTTAAATTTCCCGGGTTACATTGCCAATCCTATTCGCGAGCTAACCGCCAGTATTAAGCAAATTGCCAATCGTAATTACGAGCAGCGCCTGCACTTTAAAGCCCAGGATGAGTTTGGTGAATTAGCCGACGCCTTTAACCAAATGGCCCGCAAACTCGACGAGTACGAACACAGCAACCTGGCCCGCATTATTTTTGAAAAACGGCGCATCGAAACCATTATCAACAACATGTCGGATGCGATTATCGGGCTGGATGAAAAACAAATTATCTTGTTTGCCAACAACGAAGCTACTTTACTGCTGGGCTTAACCGAAGCAGATTTAATTAATAAATACGCGCCCGATGTAGCCCTACAAAACGATTTACTGCGGCACCTGCTGGCCGTAAATGAATCAGTTCCGTTGCAGATTTTTAACGAAGGCAAAGAAAGTTACTTCACCAAAGATGTAATTCAGATTAAATCACCCGGTACCGCCAACGAAGAAGAAAAGCTGATCGGCCGGGTAATTATTTTAAAAAACATTACTCAGTTCCGGGAACTCGACCTGGCTAAAACCAACTTTATTGCCACTATTTCACACGAGCTCAAAACCCCCATTGCTTCCATTAAAATGAGTTTAAAACTGCTGCGCGACCACCGTATTGGCGCTGTAAACCAGGAGCAGCAAAAACTAATGGAGCACATTGCCGAAGACAGCAACCGCTTGCTGCGTATTACCGGCGAGCTGTTAAATTTAGCCCAGGTAGAAACCGGCAATATTCAACTACATTACCGGGAAACCCAACCTACCGAAATCATTAATTACGCTACACAAGCCATTTTATTTCAGGCCGAGCAAAAACATTTAAAACTGGAAACCAATCTGCCCAACGAATTGCCGCCGGTAAACTGCGATTTAGAAAAAACAGCCTGGGTGCTGGTAAACTTTTTATCAAACGCCATCCGGTACAGTCCGGAACAAGCCCGTATTGTTATTAGTGCCGGGTCCGTTACCTCCTCGAACAACCGGTTTGTGCGTTTTTCGGTGCGGGATTTTGGCCGGGGCATCGATGCCCGCTACAAAGACCGCATTTTCGATAAATTTTTTCAGGTACCCGATGCTGAGTCTATTAAAGGCGGTACCGGTTTGGGATTAGCTATTTCTAAAGAATTTATAACGGCTCAGGGCGGTTCTATTTGGGTGGAAAGTGAACTGGGTGAAGGTTCTTCTTTTAGCTTTAGTTTGCCAGTAGTTTAA
- a CDS encoding universal stress protein, translating to MPEQEQSVQHFLDLIQKSKRGKFKIYMGMSAGVGKTYRMLQEAHALLNNNIAVQIGYIETHNRVETHNLLVGLPVIPRRKLFYKGKELEEMDLTAILTIRPEVVLVDELAHTNLEGSKNEKRWQDVVELINAGINVISAVNIQHLESLNAEIEEITGIAIKERVPDSVLWLADEVVNIDLTAEELITRLKEGKIYDPSKIEIALNNFFKTEKILQLREMALREVANQVERKIEAEIPLTNQLKPERFMACISTNEASAKKMIRKTARLAAYYNSPWLVLYVQTAREAGDKIGLAAQRHLINNLKLAAQLGAEVIKVKNEDVAQAIVETVSQKQITTVCMGKPHLSFMQYVFKQSIFSKLLQQMPPETDLIILA from the coding sequence ATGCCGGAACAAGAGCAATCGGTGCAGCATTTTCTCGATTTGATTCAGAAGTCGAAGCGGGGAAAATTTAAAATTTACATGGGCATGAGCGCCGGCGTAGGTAAAACGTACCGCATGCTCCAGGAAGCGCACGCTCTGCTTAATAACAACATCGCGGTGCAGATTGGCTACATCGAAACCCACAACCGAGTAGAAACTCATAATCTGTTGGTGGGTTTACCCGTTATCCCGCGCCGCAAGTTGTTTTACAAAGGCAAAGAGCTCGAAGAAATGGACCTGACTGCTATCCTCACCATCCGGCCGGAAGTAGTATTGGTGGATGAACTGGCGCACACCAATCTGGAAGGCTCGAAAAATGAAAAGCGCTGGCAGGATGTAGTAGAACTGATTAATGCGGGCATCAACGTGATTAGTGCGGTAAATATTCAGCATCTGGAAAGTTTAAACGCCGAAATTGAAGAAATTACCGGTATTGCCATTAAAGAGCGGGTGCCCGACAGCGTACTGTGGCTGGCCGATGAAGTGGTAAACATTGACTTAACGGCCGAAGAATTAATTACTCGGTTAAAAGAAGGTAAAATTTACGACCCTTCGAAAATTGAGATTGCGCTGAATAATTTTTTTAAAACCGAGAAAATTCTGCAGCTCCGCGAAATGGCTTTACGCGAAGTAGCCAACCAGGTAGAACGCAAAATAGAAGCCGAAATACCACTGACCAATCAGCTCAAGCCCGAGCGGTTCATGGCCTGTATCAGCACCAACGAGGCTTCGGCGAAAAAAATGATCCGCAAAACGGCCCGGCTGGCTGCATATTACAACTCGCCCTGGCTGGTTTTGTACGTACAAACGGCCCGTGAAGCCGGTGATAAAATTGGCCTTGCCGCCCAGCGGCATTTGATCAATAATTTAAAATTAGCGGCGCAACTCGGCGCCGAAGTAATAAAAGTGAAAAATGAAGATGTAGCCCAGGCCATTGTGGAAACAGTATCGCAAAAGCAAATTACCACGGTTTGCATGGGCAAACCGCATTTAAGTTTTATGCAATACGTGTTTAAACAAAGTATCTTCAGCAAATTGCTGCAGCAAATGCCTCCGGAAACCGATCTTATTATTTTAGCCTGA
- a CDS encoding porin — protein MKLLYLLFTLMPVWSFAQTDSTSQVTFSGYADVYYGYDFNTPPTHERPGFLYNHNRHNEFNVNLALLKAAYASDRVRGNLAIMAGTYTQYNLAAEQDLLKHVFEANAGVRLAPELWLDAGIFASHIGLESAISKDNYTLTRSLAAENTPYYESGAKLTYEAGSKWVITGLVLNGWQNIREPEGNSNKAIGTQVQFKPNANILLNSSTFIGNEKPDSVRQQRYFHDFYATFQLSEQLKLAAIFDMGAEKRAASSRDNQTSDKYNTWFNPTLLLHYNFTDKVGLGARAEYYHDPNGVIIASGTENGFKTYGYSLNLDYAPVPNVLLRLEGRLLDSKDAIFTRANRAVDQSAAITSSIAISF, from the coding sequence ATGAAATTACTTTATCTACTTTTTACCCTCATGCCAGTATGGAGCTTTGCCCAAACCGATTCAACCAGCCAGGTTACGTTTAGCGGCTACGCCGACGTGTATTACGGGTATGATTTTAATACACCGCCCACGCACGAGCGGCCTGGTTTTTTGTACAACCACAACCGCCACAACGAATTTAACGTGAACCTGGCATTATTGAAGGCCGCTTATGCCTCCGACCGGGTGCGGGGTAACTTGGCTATCATGGCCGGCACCTACACGCAGTATAATCTGGCGGCCGAGCAGGATTTGTTAAAACATGTTTTTGAAGCCAACGCCGGCGTGCGGTTAGCCCCCGAACTTTGGCTCGATGCCGGTATTTTTGCCTCGCACATTGGCCTGGAAAGCGCCATCTCCAAAGATAATTATACTTTAACCCGCAGCCTGGCCGCCGAAAACACGCCTTACTATGAAAGCGGAGCCAAATTAACTTACGAGGCGGGCAGCAAATGGGTAATTACTGGCTTGGTATTAAACGGCTGGCAAAATATCCGGGAACCGGAAGGTAACTCCAACAAAGCTATCGGTACCCAAGTTCAGTTTAAACCAAACGCCAACATTCTGTTAAATTCCAGTACGTTTATCGGCAACGAAAAACCGGATAGCGTTCGGCAACAGCGCTATTTTCACGATTTTTACGCCACTTTCCAGCTCAGCGAACAACTAAAGCTGGCCGCTATTTTTGATATGGGGGCTGAGAAACGGGCAGCTAGCAGCCGCGACAACCAGACGAGCGATAAATACAATACCTGGTTTAATCCCACTTTATTGCTGCATTACAATTTTACGGATAAAGTAGGTTTGGGTGCCCGCGCCGAGTATTACCACGACCCGAACGGCGTCATCATTGCCAGCGGAACGGAGAACGGATTTAAAACTTATGGCTATTCTTTAAACCTGGATTACGCGCCCGTACCAAATGTATTACTACGTCTAGAAGGTCGTTTGCTCGATAGCAAAGATGCTATTTTTACCCGCGCCAACCGGGCCGTAGATCAGTCCGCAGCTATTACTTCCTCCATCGCCATTTCGTTTTGA
- a CDS encoding K(+)-transporting ATPase subunit C, producing MKTYLIPSIKLSFVLLVLCSVIYPVVVAGIGRLAPGQGNGVKLMHNGRVVGYANLGQVFTRPEYFQGRPSAVDYNAAGSAGSNKGPSNPDYLAVVKARVDTFLLQNPTVKRAEVPSELVTASGSGLDPDLSVAAATVQINRVAAARNLPPEQVAALIKQHTQAPLLGFLGPEKINVLKLNLALDQLAAGGK from the coding sequence ATGAAAACGTATTTAATTCCTTCTATAAAATTATCCTTCGTGCTGCTGGTTCTATGCAGCGTTATTTACCCGGTAGTAGTAGCCGGCATTGGCCGGTTAGCGCCGGGTCAGGGCAATGGCGTAAAATTAATGCATAACGGTCGGGTAGTGGGTTATGCCAACCTAGGTCAGGTTTTTACCCGGCCCGAGTATTTCCAAGGTCGGCCGAGTGCGGTAGATTACAATGCCGCCGGGTCGGCGGGTTCCAACAAAGGCCCTTCTAACCCAGATTATTTAGCGGTGGTAAAAGCGCGGGTAGACACTTTTCTGCTGCAAAACCCCACCGTAAAACGCGCCGAAGTGCCCAGCGAATTAGTAACGGCCTCGGGCAGCGGTTTAGACCCGGATTTATCGGTAGCCGCCGCCACCGTGCAAATTAACCGGGTAGCTGCCGCCCGTAATTTGCCCCCTGAGCAGGTAGCTGCCCTCATAAAACAACATACCCAAGCACCGCTGCTGGGCTTTCTGGGTCCCGAAAAAATCAACGTTTTAAAATTAAACCTTGCCTTGGATCAACTGGCTGCTGGTGGTAAGTAA
- the kdpB gene encoding potassium-transporting ATPase subunit KdpB: MTAPNTSLFQKELINEALKQAFVKLNPKSMFRNPVMFTVEIGTAIMLLVSLSVLVAPDKTQGSFGYNFTVFLVLFLTLLFANFAEAIAEVRGKAQANSLRKTREETPAIVIQSDGSPKTISSSQLKKGDIFLVKAGEIIPTDGEIIEGLATIDESAITGESAPVIREAGGDKSSVTGGTKILSDKIKVMVTTQPGESFLDKMIALVEGASRQKTPNEIALTILLAGFTLVFVIVCVTLKPFADYANTPISIAALISLFVCLIPTTIGGLLSAIGIAGMDRALRANVITKSGKAVETAGDIDVLLLDKTGTITIGNRKATSFYARHLVDETHFIRLSYLSSLADDTPEGKSIIELANSRVNGQQLNGVKLSDSAFVKFTAETRSSGVNLPDGTRIRKGASDAIRTITEKAGNPFPEDIAIKVKEISSNGGTPLVVSENESVVGVIELQDIIKTGISERFERLRKMGVKTVMVTGDNPLTAKFIAEKAGVDDFIAEAKPEDKMNYIKAEQAQGKLVAMMGDGTNDAPALAQADVGVAMNSGTQAAKEAGNMVDLDNDPTKLIEIVEIGKQLLMTRGTLTTFSIANDVAKYFAIVPALFIAAIPALQGLNIMRLSSPESAILSAVIFNAVIIPFLIPLALKGVAYKPIGASSLLRRNLLYYGFGGVIIPFIGIKLIDVVVSWFI; the protein is encoded by the coding sequence ATGACTGCTCCCAATACTTCCTTGTTTCAGAAGGAATTAATAAACGAAGCGCTCAAACAAGCCTTCGTAAAACTGAACCCCAAAAGTATGTTCCGGAATCCGGTAATGTTTACCGTTGAAATCGGGACGGCGATTATGCTGCTGGTAAGCTTGAGCGTTTTAGTGGCGCCCGACAAAACCCAGGGCAGCTTTGGTTATAATTTTACCGTGTTTCTGGTTTTATTTTTAACCTTGTTGTTCGCCAACTTTGCCGAAGCCATTGCCGAAGTCCGCGGCAAAGCCCAGGCTAACAGCTTACGCAAAACCCGCGAAGAAACGCCCGCTATAGTTATTCAATCGGATGGCTCACCCAAAACCATCTCCTCGTCGCAGTTAAAAAAAGGCGACATTTTCCTGGTAAAGGCCGGTGAAATTATTCCCACGGACGGCGAAATTATAGAAGGCTTAGCCACTATCGACGAAAGCGCCATTACCGGTGAAAGTGCTCCGGTCATTCGGGAAGCGGGCGGCGATAAATCCAGCGTAACGGGCGGTACCAAGATATTATCGGATAAAATTAAAGTAATGGTAACCACCCAGCCCGGCGAAAGCTTCCTGGATAAAATGATTGCCCTGGTAGAAGGCGCCAGCCGCCAGAAAACCCCCAACGAGATTGCCCTTACCATTTTGCTGGCTGGTTTTACCCTGGTGTTCGTGATTGTGTGCGTTACCTTAAAACCTTTCGCCGATTACGCCAACACGCCCATTTCCATTGCCGCGCTGATTTCCTTGTTTGTGTGTTTAATTCCCACTACCATCGGGGGCTTGTTATCGGCCATTGGCATTGCCGGCATGGACCGGGCTTTGCGAGCCAACGTGATTACCAAATCCGGTAAAGCCGTGGAAACGGCCGGCGACATTGATGTACTGCTCCTGGATAAAACCGGCACTATTACTATTGGTAACCGCAAAGCCACCAGCTTTTACGCCCGGCATTTAGTCGACGAAACCCATTTTATCCGGCTAAGTTACCTGAGCTCTTTAGCCGATGATACGCCCGAAGGTAAATCCATTATTGAACTGGCCAATAGCCGCGTGAACGGGCAACAGCTAAACGGCGTAAAGTTATCGGACTCAGCTTTTGTTAAATTTACCGCCGAAACCCGCAGCAGCGGCGTGAATTTACCCGATGGTACCCGTATCCGCAAAGGCGCATCTGATGCCATTCGTACCATCACCGAAAAAGCCGGTAACCCATTCCCGGAAGATATTGCCATTAAGGTAAAAGAAATTTCGAGCAACGGCGGTACGCCCCTGGTAGTAAGCGAAAACGAAAGCGTAGTGGGTGTAATTGAACTACAAGATATTATTAAAACCGGTATATCAGAGCGGTTTGAGCGGCTGCGCAAGATGGGCGTAAAAACCGTAATGGTTACCGGCGATAACCCTTTAACCGCCAAGTTTATTGCCGAAAAAGCGGGTGTAGATGATTTTATTGCCGAAGCCAAACCCGAAGATAAAATGAACTACATTAAAGCCGAGCAAGCCCAAGGCAAACTGGTAGCCATGATGGGCGACGGCACCAACGATGCGCCTGCTTTAGCCCAGGCCGACGTAGGCGTAGCCATGAACTCCGGTACCCAGGCGGCCAAAGAAGCCGGTAACATGGTAGACCTGGATAATGACCCCACCAAACTCATCGAGATTGTGGAAATCGGCAAACAATTGCTCATGACCCGCGGCACACTCACTACTTTTTCCATTGCCAACGACGTAGCCAAGTATTTCGCCATTGTACCGGCTTTGTTTATCGCGGCCATTCCGGCTTTGCAAGGCTTAAACATTATGCGCCTCAGCAGTCCCGAAAGCGCCATTTTATCGGCGGTAATTTTTAACGCGGTTATTATTCCGTTCTTAATTCCGCTGGCTTTAAAAGGCGTGGCTTACAAGCCCATTGGCGCTAGTTCTTTGCTCCGTCGCAACTTGCTGTACTATGGTTTTGGCGGCGTTATTATCCCGTTCATTGGTATTAAACTGATTGATGTAGTAGTGTCTTGGTTTATTTAA